A part of Vulpes vulpes isolate BD-2025 chromosome 15, VulVul3, whole genome shotgun sequence genomic DNA contains:
- the POFUT2 gene encoding GDP-fucose protein O-fucosyltransferase 2 yields the protein MAALGAVFLLLLEAASWARAGASGEEFWPGQSAADILAGAASRRRYLLYDVNPPEGFNLRRDVYIRVASLLKTLLQTEEWVLVLPPWGRLYHWQSPDIHQVRIPWSDFFDLPSLNRNIPVIEYEQFIAESGGPFIDQVYVLQSYAEGWKEGTWEEKIDERPCIDPLLYAPDKHEYYRGWFWGYEETRALNVSCLSVQGSASIMAPVLLRNTSARSVMLDRAENLLHDHYGGREYWNTRRSMVFARHLRAVGDEFRSRYLNSTDEADRIPFQEDWTKMKVPLGSSLGGPYLAVHLRRKDFIWGHREDVPSLDGAVRKIRSLMKTHRLDKVFVATDAVRTEHEELKKLLPEMLRFEPTWEELELYRDGGVAIIDQWICSHARFFIGTSVSTFSFRIHEEREILGLDPRTTYNRFCGDREEVCEQPTHWRVAY from the exons ATGGCGGCGCTCGGCGCGGTGTTCTTGCTGCTGCTGGAAGCGGCGTCCTGGGCGCGCGCCGGGGCCTCGGGCGAGGAGTTCTGGCCCGGACAGTCGGCGGCCGACATCCTGGCGGGGGCGGCGTCCCGCAGACG GTATCTCCTGTACGACGTCAACCCCCCGGAGGGCTTCAACCTCCGCAGGGATGTCTACATCCGCGTCGCCTCCCTCCTGAAGACGCTGCTGCAGACGGAGGAGTGGGTGCTGGTGCTGCCCCCCTGGGGCCGCCTCTATCACTGGCAGAGCCCCGACATCCACCAGGTCCGGATTCCCTGGTCCGACTTTTTTGACCTTCCGAGCCTCAATAGGAATATCCCCGTGATCGAGTACGAGCAGTTCATTGCAG AGTCCGGCGGACCCTTCATCGACCAGGTTTACGTCCTGCAAAGTTACGCAGAAGGATGGAAAGAGGGGACCTGGGAGGAGAAGATCGACGAGCGGCCCTGCATCGACCCGCTGCTCTACGCCCCGGACAAGCACGAGTACTACAG AGGGTGGTTTTGGGGTTAtgaagaaacgagagctttaaacgTCTCCTGTTTGTCCGTTCAAGGATCGGCTTCCATCATGGCCCCTGTGCTTCTGAGAAACACGTCGGCGCG GTCGGTGATGTTGGACAGAGCCGAGAACCTGCTGCACGACCACTACGGGGGCCGGGAGTACTGGAAC ACCCGGCGGAGCATGGTGTTTGCCAGGCACCTGCGGGCCGTGGGCGACGAGTTCAGGAGCCGGTATCTGAACTCCACGGACGAGGCCGACCGGATCCCCTTCCAGGAGGACTGGACCAAGATGAAG GTCCCGCTGGGCTCCTCGCTGGGGGGCCCGTACCTCGCGGTTCACCTGAGGAGGAAGGACTTCATCTGGGGCCACAGAGAGGACGTGCCCAGTCTGGACGGGGCCGTGAGGAAGATCCGCAGCCTCATGAAGACCCACCGGCTGGACAAGGTGTTCGTGGCCACCGACGCCGTCAGGACGG AACATGAGGAGCTGAAGAAGCTGTTGCCGGAGATGCTGAGGTTCGAGCCCACGTGGGAGGAGCTGGAGCTCTACAGAGACGGCGGCGTGGCCATCATCGACCAGTGGATCTGCTCGCACGCCAG GTTCTTCATTGGTACCTCCGTGTCCACATTTTCTTTCCGGATCCACGAGGAGCGAGAGATCCTTGGGCTCGACCCCCGGACGACGTACAACCGCTTCTGCGGGGACCGGGAGGAAGTGTGCGAGCAGCCCACGCACTGGAGGGTGGCCTACTGA